One genomic region from Legionellales bacterium encodes:
- a CDS encoding virulence RhuM family protein gives MSKKTPKNLIIRNSTTEFLIFTAQSGENGIEVRYEDETIWLTQKLMAELFDVSIPTINEHLKNIFNNKELDQNSVIRKFLITAADGKNYNTKFYNLDAIISVGYRVNSVRATQFRQWATQVLREFAIKGYVLDRKRLENGNFLDEDYFERLLSEIREIRLSERRFYQKITDIYTTSVDYNKDAPTTRTFFAKVQNKLHYAIHGHTAAELIKGRADSTKPHMGLTSWEAAPLGKILKPDVSVAKNYLSQDELESLGRIVNAYLDLAEDRAKRKIPMKMEDWAKHLDKLLELNDREILQHSGSISAEIAKTHAENEFDKYRVIQDKLFESDFDHQLKAALNKTKEIVKK, from the coding sequence ATGTCAAAGAAAACACCAAAAAATTTGATTATTCGCAATAGTACAACGGAATTTTTAATTTTCACTGCGCAATCTGGTGAAAACGGTATTGAGGTTCGATATGAAGATGAAACTATATGGTTGACTCAGAAATTAATGGCAGAGTTGTTTGACGTCAGCATCCCAACCATAAATGAACATCTAAAAAACATATTTAATAACAAAGAATTAGATCAAAATTCAGTTATTAGGAAATTCCTAATAACTGCCGCAGATGGCAAAAACTACAATACCAAGTTTTATAATCTTGATGCCATCATATCGGTCGGCTATCGAGTTAATTCTGTTCGCGCAACCCAATTTCGCCAATGGGCGACTCAAGTATTACGCGAGTTTGCAATAAAGGGTTATGTATTAGATCGAAAGCGTTTAGAGAATGGAAATTTCTTAGACGAAGATTATTTTGAACGCTTACTCAGCGAAATCCGCGAAATCCGCTTAAGCGAAAGACGCTTCTACCAAAAAATTACAGACATTTACACTACAAGCGTTGATTACAATAAAGACGCTCCAACAACACGAACTTTTTTTGCCAAAGTTCAAAACAAACTTCATTACGCTATTCATGGCCACACGGCGGCAGAACTTATAAAGGGTCGAGCTGATAGCACTAAACCACATATGGGGTTGACCAGTTGGGAAGCGGCCCCACTTGGCAAAATTCTTAAGCCAGATGTTTCCGTTGCTAAAAATTATTTATCACAAGATGAACTCGAATCACTCGGCCGCATCGTGAATGCGTACCTTGACCTTGCCGAAGATCGTGCTAAAAGAAAAATACCCATGAAGATGGAAGATTGGGCAAAGCATTTAGACAAACTGTTGGAATTAAATGATCGTGAAATTTTACAACACTCAGGAAGCATCAGCGCTGAAATTGCAAAAACGCATGCTGAAAATGAATTTGATAAGTATCGCGTGATACAGGATAAGTTGTTTGAGTCTGATTTTGATCATCAGTTAAAGGCTGCATTAAACAAGACGAAAGAAATCGTTAAAAAATGA
- the hutH gene encoding histidine ammonia-lyase: protein MATSLAVGNLDLAFFQQAMKNPQIITLDQNTLQQIKRNQHIVLNILNDNQTVYGINTGFGALANKSILPAEIVELQKRILLSHAAGVGNFLQDEIVSAILLMKINALAQGFSGVSVELVQALIKLYNAKVYPRIPSQGSLGASGDLAPLAHLGCVLLGVGEVSYSGKILSAQEGLTIAGIHQPYQFKAKEGLALINGTQVSTAIVLFAYYQAIHLLELAILTGSLSLDAARGSLKPFDERIAQLRRQPGQIKVAKLYRDYLNGSEILQSHQNCQHVQDPYSLRCQSQVMGAVCDQLTFIATILENEINAVTDNPLVFSEDNTIISGGNFHAEPIAFAADNLALAIAEIGSLSERRIALLMDDRFSQLPAFLVKESGLNSGLMIAHYTATALASENKALAHPRSVDSLPTSANQEDHVSMATNAGLRLLTMIEHCETILAIEFLAAAQGIDFHQPLKTSKLLQTAHQALRQVVPFYDQDRYVAADIATAKIILNQLAVQKLY, encoded by the coding sequence ATGGCAACATCATTGGCGGTAGGCAATTTGGATCTGGCATTTTTTCAGCAAGCCATGAAAAATCCTCAAATAATTACCTTAGATCAAAATACGCTGCAACAGATTAAACGCAACCAACACATCGTTCTTAACATTCTTAATGACAATCAAACCGTTTATGGCATAAATACGGGATTTGGTGCGCTAGCCAATAAATCTATTTTACCCGCCGAAATTGTAGAATTACAAAAACGAATTTTATTATCGCACGCAGCAGGCGTTGGCAATTTTTTGCAAGATGAAATTGTCAGTGCCATTTTATTAATGAAAATTAATGCACTGGCACAAGGGTTTTCTGGTGTGAGTGTGGAATTAGTGCAAGCATTAATTAAGCTTTATAACGCGAAAGTTTATCCACGCATTCCGAGCCAAGGTTCATTAGGTGCTTCAGGCGATTTAGCACCATTGGCGCATTTAGGGTGTGTGTTATTAGGTGTGGGTGAAGTTTCTTATTCAGGAAAAATTTTATCAGCGCAAGAAGGTTTAACGATTGCAGGAATCCATCAACCCTATCAATTTAAAGCTAAAGAAGGATTAGCTTTAATTAACGGCACACAAGTGTCTACGGCAATTGTATTATTTGCTTATTACCAGGCAATCCATTTATTAGAATTAGCCATATTAACGGGAAGTTTATCACTTGATGCCGCGCGCGGTAGTCTTAAACCCTTTGATGAACGCATCGCACAATTACGTCGTCAACCGGGACAAATAAAAGTAGCAAAATTATATCGCGATTATTTAAACGGCAGTGAAATTTTGCAATCGCATCAAAATTGTCAACACGTTCAAGACCCCTATTCTTTACGTTGCCAATCGCAAGTGATGGGAGCCGTGTGCGATCAATTAACCTTTATCGCAACAATATTAGAAAATGAAATAAATGCGGTAACGGATAATCCTTTAGTGTTTAGTGAAGACAATACTATTATTTCTGGTGGGAATTTTCACGCCGAACCCATTGCCTTTGCCGCGGACAATTTAGCCTTAGCGATTGCAGAAATAGGTTCACTCAGTGAACGTCGTATTGCATTATTAATGGATGATCGATTCAGTCAGCTCCCGGCATTTTTAGTTAAAGAAAGTGGATTAAATTCAGGTTTAATGATCGCACATTACACGGCGACTGCACTCGCCAGCGAAAATAAAGCTTTAGCGCATCCGCGCAGTGTGGATAGTTTACCAACCTCAGCCAACCAAGAAGATCATGTGAGCATGGCCACTAACGCCGGTTTGCGTTTATTAACGATGATAGAACACTGCGAAACAATTTTAGCGATTGAATTTCTAGCGGCCGCGCAAGGCATTGATTTTCATCAACCACTAAAAACCTCTAAATTATTACAAACTGCGCATCAAGCCTTACGTCAAGTGGTGCCGTTTTATGATCAAGATCGCTATGTTGCCGCGGATATTGCCACAGCAAAAATAATATTAAATCAGTTAGCCGTGCAAAAATTGTATTGA
- a CDS encoding DMT family transporter — MMSRRFIAYCSLIFITMIWGLTFPIINLATPHISASLFVCLRFLLATLFALPLFLNKKPPLSPTLLFQALILGMLTMLAYYSQTLGLRTIDPAVSAFITSINVILVPLIAPLFGYRKPSLGTFYCGVLCLVGVYFLTGASINHFSFGMVWTVLCAVFYSVYLLSLQRISASTTQPEVLAFLQLLFTGIMAGFLLPFHPLFITLNHAVIIALLFCSFFASTVVFVLQTRYQRYIPPQQVALMFALEPIFASIASYWLAHEYFNWHFYVGSILIFFSIIATEIKPTKTA; from the coding sequence ATGATGTCGCGTCGTTTCATTGCCTATTGCTCATTAATTTTTATTACGATGATATGGGGACTCACCTTCCCCATCATCAATTTGGCAACCCCGCACATTAGTGCTTCATTGTTTGTGTGTTTACGTTTTTTATTAGCCACACTTTTTGCCTTACCATTATTCTTAAATAAAAAACCGCCTCTCTCACCAACGTTGTTATTCCAAGCCCTCATTCTCGGTATGCTTACCATGCTCGCCTATTATTCGCAAACGCTGGGTTTGCGCACCATTGATCCGGCGGTGAGTGCTTTTATTACCAGCATTAATGTGATTTTAGTGCCGCTCATCGCCCCATTATTTGGCTATCGCAAACCCTCTCTTGGCACTTTTTATTGTGGAGTATTGTGTTTAGTTGGCGTTTATTTTTTAACAGGGGCTTCCATCAACCATTTTTCCTTCGGCATGGTGTGGACAGTATTGTGTGCCGTGTTTTATTCCGTGTATTTATTATCTTTACAACGCATCAGCGCTTCCACCACTCAACCTGAGGTATTGGCTTTTTTACAATTATTATTCACCGGCATCATGGCAGGGTTTTTATTACCATTTCATCCCCTTTTTATCACGTTAAATCACGCCGTCATTATTGCTTTATTGTTTTGTAGTTTTTTTGCCTCGACAGTGGTATTTGTTTTACAAACCCGCTACCAACGTTATATCCCACCGCAACAAGTTGCTTTGATGTTTGCATTAGAGCCAATATTTGCCAGTATTGCGAGTTATTGGTTAGCTCATGAATATTTTAATTGGCATTTTTACGTAGGATCGATTTTAATTTTTTTCAGTATTATCGCGACAGAAATAAAGCCTACTAAAACTGCTTGA
- a CDS encoding cryptochrome/photolyase family protein has product MNIDTLRIILGDQLSLTMSSLDDLNKANDIILMCEVDEETQYVKHHKKKIAFLFSAMRHFELVLQAQGIRTRYIKLDDPDNSGSFAGEIAKAVQLFHPRKVVVTHPGEYRVLALFHTLAKKFSISLEIREDKRFLVSHHQFAQWAKGRDYFRLEHFYRKVRAEYDILMENNQPIGGQWNFDESNRLSPSTNLKPPSPFRAPIDEVTQQVVELVQKRFADHFGDLEPFYFAVTRVDALAALHHFIHYSLAHFGSYQDAMIENEPWMFHSHLSFYLNCGLLEPLECVRAAENAYKNNLAPLNSVEGFIRQIIGWREFVRGIYWLKMPQYSNENFLNAKRKLPQFFWNMQTSLNCLKQCLTETKKNAYAHHIQRLMVIGNFAILTGLNPMAVSEWYLLVYADAYEWVELPNVYGMILFADGGVLASKPYIASANYINKMSNYCHNCQYNVNEKNGESACPFNYLYWNFIDTHRDKFAKNPRMGMVYKTYDKMTPSKKLAIQTDSEKFFADHLL; this is encoded by the coding sequence GTGAATATTGATACATTAAGAATTATCTTAGGTGATCAACTGAGTTTAACGATGTCTTCTCTGGACGATCTCAATAAAGCGAATGATATAATCTTAATGTGTGAGGTGGATGAAGAAACTCAATATGTAAAACACCACAAGAAAAAAATTGCTTTTTTATTTTCAGCGATGCGTCATTTTGAGTTAGTTCTACAAGCACAAGGTATTCGCACGCGATATATTAAACTTGATGATCCTGATAATTCCGGATCGTTTGCAGGTGAAATTGCCAAAGCAGTTCAATTATTTCATCCCAGAAAAGTGGTGGTGACTCATCCTGGTGAATATCGAGTATTAGCACTATTTCACACTTTAGCCAAAAAATTTTCAATATCGCTGGAAATTCGCGAGGATAAACGATTTCTAGTTTCTCATCACCAATTTGCCCAATGGGCAAAAGGTCGCGATTATTTCCGTTTGGAACATTTTTATCGCAAGGTTCGGGCAGAATACGATATTTTGATGGAGAACAATCAACCCATCGGAGGACAATGGAATTTTGATGAAAGTAATCGACTCTCGCCTTCAACCAATCTAAAACCACCATCACCTTTTCGAGCGCCAATAGATGAGGTGACCCAGCAAGTTGTGGAATTAGTGCAAAAACGTTTTGCGGATCATTTTGGCGATCTGGAACCATTTTATTTTGCCGTGACACGCGTAGATGCTTTAGCGGCGTTACATCATTTTATTCACTACAGTTTAGCGCATTTTGGATCGTACCAAGATGCTATGATCGAAAATGAGCCGTGGATGTTTCACTCCCATTTAAGTTTTTATTTAAATTGTGGTTTACTAGAACCTTTAGAGTGTGTAAGAGCGGCTGAAAATGCCTATAAAAATAATTTAGCACCTTTAAATTCTGTGGAAGGGTTTATTCGCCAAATTATTGGCTGGCGCGAATTTGTTCGAGGTATTTACTGGCTGAAAATGCCACAATATTCTAACGAAAATTTTTTAAATGCTAAGAGAAAATTACCTCAATTTTTTTGGAATATGCAAACTTCACTTAATTGTTTAAAACAATGCCTTACAGAAACGAAAAAAAATGCCTACGCTCATCATATTCAACGATTAATGGTGATTGGTAACTTTGCTATTTTAACCGGACTTAATCCCATGGCAGTGAGTGAATGGTATTTGCTCGTTTACGCAGATGCCTATGAATGGGTAGAATTGCCGAATGTTTATGGAATGATTTTATTTGCCGATGGCGGCGTATTAGCCAGTAAACCCTACATTGCTAGTGCTAATTATATTAATAAAATGTCGAACTATTGCCATAATTGCCAATATAATGTGAATGAAAAAAATGGTGAATCAGCCTGTCCATTCAATTATTTGTATTGGAATTTTATTGACACTCATCGCGATAAATTTGCAAAAAATCCCCGCATGGGAATGGTTTATAAAACTTACGATAAAATGACGCCTAGTAAAAAATTGGCAATTCAAACCGACAGTGAAAAATTCTTTGCCGATCATTTGCTTTAA
- a CDS encoding M20 family metallopeptidase: MNHQQLVSDINHTWDTEIIPQLIEFIRIPNKSPHFDADWEAHGFMDQAVNLVAEWCKVQPIAGLSLEVIRLPSRTPLIYMEIPGQLDETVLLYGHLDKQPEMSGWDDDLGPWHPVLRDNKLYGRGGADDGYAAFASLTAIASLQKQGIPHARCVILIEACEESGSYDLPHYLTSLASKIGQPNLVICLDSGCANYNQLWSTTSLRGVIAGELRIEVNSAGVHSGAYSGILPDPSRIFRQLLDRIEDSSTGEILIPECHAKIPEQRLQQAQLAADILSPKRIEDYPLLDGVEPVTRDVKELILNSTWRPTLCVIGADGLPSINNAGNVLRPKLAVKLSFRIPPTVNPDIASEAIKKTLETDPPYCAKVHYIPDQTSCGWHAPLLAPWLEKASADASNLFFGKPAAYLGEGGSIPFMGMLGDMFPQAQFLITGVLGPKSNAHGPNEFLHIPMGKNLTACVAYVIAKHFAEFSK; encoded by the coding sequence ATGAATCATCAACAATTAGTCAGTGATATTAATCACACGTGGGATACCGAAATTATTCCACAATTAATCGAATTCATTCGTATTCCCAATAAATCACCACACTTCGATGCCGATTGGGAAGCGCATGGTTTTATGGATCAAGCCGTTAACTTGGTGGCAGAATGGTGTAAAGTCCAACCCATCGCTGGATTGAGTTTAGAAGTCATCCGTTTACCATCGCGCACGCCATTAATTTATATGGAAATTCCAGGCCAACTCGATGAAACCGTTTTATTATACGGCCATTTAGACAAACAACCCGAAATGTCGGGGTGGGATGACGATTTAGGTCCCTGGCATCCCGTGTTACGCGATAATAAGTTATATGGTCGCGGCGGCGCGGATGATGGCTATGCCGCATTTGCGTCGTTAACCGCAATTGCCAGCTTACAAAAGCAAGGAATTCCTCACGCCCGTTGCGTGATTTTAATTGAAGCGTGTGAAGAATCGGGTAGTTATGATTTGCCTCATTATTTAACGTCCTTGGCTTCCAAAATCGGGCAACCCAATTTAGTGATTTGCTTAGACTCGGGCTGCGCCAACTACAATCAATTGTGGAGTACCACGTCTTTGCGCGGCGTCATCGCCGGAGAATTGCGAATTGAAGTCAACTCAGCGGGCGTGCACTCGGGCGCTTATAGCGGAATTCTTCCCGATCCATCACGAATTTTTCGGCAATTACTCGATCGCATCGAAGACAGCAGCACTGGGGAAATTTTAATTCCAGAATGTCATGCTAAAATTCCTGAACAACGCTTGCAACAAGCCCAATTAGCGGCTGATATTTTAAGCCCAAAACGCATTGAGGATTATCCTTTATTAGATGGTGTTGAGCCGGTCACGCGTGATGTTAAAGAATTAATTTTAAATTCTACCTGGCGCCCTACCTTATGCGTGATTGGCGCCGATGGTTTACCCAGTATTAATAATGCGGGAAATGTCTTGCGTCCTAAACTCGCCGTGAAATTATCGTTTCGTATCCCGCCTACCGTTAATCCTGACATCGCCAGTGAAGCGATTAAAAAAACCCTAGAAACCGATCCACCGTATTGCGCTAAAGTTCATTACATACCCGATCAAACCAGTTGCGGTTGGCACGCACCGCTTTTAGCGCCTTGGTTAGAAAAAGCCAGCGCAGATGCTTCAAATTTATTTTTTGGCAAGCCTGCGGCTTATCTTGGAGAAGGTGGCTCGATTCCTTTTATGGGCATGCTCGGCGACATGTTTCCACAAGCACAATTTTTAATTACCGGTGTGCTCGGCCCCAAATCCAACGCTCACGGCCCCAATGAATTTTTACACATTCCTATGGGAAAAAATCTAACCGCTTGTGTTGCTTATGTGATTGCTAAACATTTTGCTGAATTTAGCAAGTAA
- the hemE gene encoding uroporphyrinogen decarboxylase, whose translation MLKNDNLIRALLRKPVDYTPIWLMRQAGRYLPEYRALRERAGSFLAMATHPEIATEITLQPIRRFPLDAAILFSDILMIPHAMQLGLQFKTHEGPVFAKPVRDAKAIDELPIPDPDLDLGYVMQAVKLIKQELNQQIPLIGFAGSPWTVATYMVEGGSSKNFSTIKRLLYNEPELLKKLLRKITQATILYCQAQLNAGVDVMMIFDTWGGVLSAKDYGGFSLHYMQDILTRLPTALNGKRIPKIIFSKNCGLHLESIAATGVDAVGLDWTIDIAEARDRVGEHVALQGNLDPAMLYAKPSIIQQAARDIIQRYQRPTGHVFNLGHGVFPDVDPEHVAALIEAVHQG comes from the coding sequence ATGTTAAAAAATGATAATCTAATCCGTGCCTTATTGCGCAAACCGGTAGATTACACTCCCATTTGGTTAATGCGTCAAGCAGGACGTTATCTACCAGAATATCGTGCCTTGCGCGAACGTGCCGGAAGTTTTTTAGCTATGGCGACCCATCCTGAAATTGCTACAGAAATCACGTTACAACCCATCCGTCGTTTTCCCCTGGATGCAGCGATTTTATTTTCCGATATTTTAATGATCCCTCATGCGATGCAATTGGGCTTACAATTTAAAACCCACGAAGGGCCCGTATTTGCAAAACCTGTACGGGATGCAAAAGCTATTGATGAATTGCCAATCCCCGATCCTGATCTGGATTTGGGTTATGTCATGCAAGCTGTGAAATTAATTAAACAGGAATTAAATCAGCAAATCCCGCTGATTGGTTTTGCCGGCAGTCCGTGGACGGTAGCCACGTATATGGTGGAAGGGGGTAGCAGTAAAAATTTTAGTACGATAAAACGGCTTCTCTATAACGAACCCGAATTACTAAAGAAATTACTTCGTAAAATAACCCAAGCGACGATTTTATATTGTCAGGCGCAATTAAACGCCGGGGTTGATGTGATGATGATTTTCGATACCTGGGGCGGAGTATTAAGTGCTAAGGATTACGGTGGATTTTCGCTACACTATATGCAAGATATTTTAACGCGCCTGCCTACGGCATTAAATGGCAAACGCATTCCTAAAATTATTTTTAGCAAAAATTGTGGATTGCATTTAGAGTCCATTGCCGCCACCGGTGTGGATGCTGTAGGTTTAGATTGGACAATCGATATTGCTGAGGCTCGTGATCGTGTCGGTGAACACGTCGCATTACAAGGCAATTTAGATCCGGCGATGTTATACGCTAAGCCCAGCATTATTCAGCAGGCAGCACGCGACATTATTCAACGTTATCAGCGCCCTACTGGACATGTTTTTAATTTAGGGCATGGTGTTTTTCCCGATGTCGATCCAGAGCATGTCGCTGCGTTAATTGAAGCCGTTCATCAGGGATGA
- a CDS encoding multidrug effflux MFS transporter gives MNKSIVRLILILSPMALSLPLAMDIYVPAVPQIAQLFAVSAGKMQITLTLFMLTAGIMQLIVGPLSDQCGRKKISLFMIVFFALGTLLCSTAQSLTALMFYRIVQAIGSCGMMILAFAIVRDRYHGEQSAQIYSFLNGIISFSPMFAPFIGGYLDVHFSWPATFLSLLVIAVIAFITIQWGLTESHPMEKRQVFDHTIFKQYFTISQNRIFICYTLATSMGLSYLYLFCSISPYIIIRQLHIPILHYGYYFCFMGISFFIGSFLSSYIVTKIGIYQTVVTGFILSFIGGLMMTIWFFITGLTINNFIWPMILIGIGGTFCMGAGNGGSMEPFSQQVGRAAALGGACRFMFSALVGSIVITQNVTSTLPLALPAIVFSIIGLIFFMRGHQYLNFRRKL, from the coding sequence ATGAATAAATCGATTGTCCGTTTGATTTTAATCTTGTCTCCCATGGCGTTGAGTCTGCCCTTGGCCATGGATATTTATGTGCCCGCTGTTCCGCAGATTGCACAACTGTTTGCAGTCAGTGCCGGTAAAATGCAAATCACGCTGACGTTATTTATGTTAACCGCCGGCATCATGCAATTAATTGTTGGCCCCCTCTCTGATCAATGCGGACGAAAAAAAATTAGTTTATTCATGATTGTTTTTTTTGCATTAGGCACATTGTTGTGTTCAACGGCACAATCGCTCACGGCCTTAATGTTTTATCGAATCGTGCAAGCGATTGGATCGTGTGGAATGATGATTTTAGCGTTTGCCATTGTGCGTGATCGTTATCACGGTGAACAAAGCGCACAGATTTATAGTTTTTTAAATGGCATTATTTCATTTTCACCGATGTTTGCACCCTTTATTGGCGGTTATCTTGATGTCCATTTTAGTTGGCCTGCTACCTTTTTAAGTTTATTAGTCATTGCGGTGATTGCATTTATCACTATCCAATGGGGCTTAACAGAAAGCCATCCCATGGAAAAACGCCAGGTATTTGATCATACGATTTTCAAACAGTATTTTACGATTAGCCAAAATCGTATTTTTATTTGTTATACGTTAGCCACCAGTATGGGTTTATCCTATCTTTATTTGTTCTGCTCCATTTCACCGTATATTATTATCCGCCAACTGCATATTCCCATTCTTCATTATGGTTATTATTTTTGTTTTATGGGTATTTCATTTTTCATAGGCAGTTTTTTATCGAGTTATATCGTCACCAAGATTGGAATTTATCAGACCGTAGTAACCGGATTTATACTGTCCTTCATCGGTGGGCTGATGATGACAATATGGTTTTTCATCACGGGATTAACCATTAATAATTTTATTTGGCCGATGATATTAATTGGGATTGGTGGCACATTTTGCATGGGTGCCGGCAATGGCGGCAGCATGGAACCCTTTTCACAGCAAGTAGGACGCGCAGCCGCTCTCGGTGGTGCCTGTCGCTTTATGTTTTCCGCGTTAGTAGGCAGCATCGTTATTACTCAAAATGTCACTTCCACTCTACCACTGGCACTACCTGCAATTGTGTTTAGTATCATTGGCTTAATTTTTTTCATGCGCGGGCACCAATACCTAAATTTTCGCCGTAAGTTATGA
- a CDS encoding AAA family ATPase, whose product MADATTDTGIFVDNNSWWENYGLSHDPFAADIPHNAIYLPNSWEQYVDLMQLLVRHSFELLLVYGDIGSGKTTLLNYFLEQLDDSLTVCRIKATPHLNMLELLETINVSLGLNIHFDEQQTVRVMVNALVDAINQRNERSMLVIDDAHKFNNDTLSALFYLQQQRLEKQVPLAMVWALDTQNEERVQALMNQYLDRSHLKIIRVMPLELAESEAYLQHRFHQAGLQGNLPMEREDVIHIQQWSGGLPGRINNVARKVMVDLQTHDEFAEQTLPFWQQHQAKFIGGAVLFAVLIAGFYIWNTQQNFNYSPSQTLAIPPSANVQNNNSEASNQLGNVAENSASTTPAPTTTPVKTVAAIKPVMDHEVTTGALKQESLAQVTQAQQQMTQALQNPPPVAKQVAENNSTLQNYAETQSSPATTTDDTAKPAHVAPSLPAPAEAKLTPAHQDNKKPATVAEKQIAAPQPQPSAAPHSEEKAVVQSSQQKTTHKNHAVVAKKASSTNLHHASKLSHATRYTLDERELLKAPAKEYTLQLVGLRNLDKLKRYSQRAGLKNAKYFVTHHAGGDWYVLVYGTYPTRAAAERAIKTLPQVVRQQKPWIRSMASVHEAIKSR is encoded by the coding sequence ATGGCGGATGCAACAACTGATACTGGAATTTTCGTAGATAATAATTCTTGGTGGGAAAATTATGGTTTAAGTCACGACCCATTTGCTGCTGATATTCCGCATAATGCGATTTATCTTCCCAATAGTTGGGAACAATATGTCGATTTAATGCAATTACTCGTGCGTCATAGCTTCGAATTATTATTAGTATATGGCGATATTGGCAGTGGTAAAACCACATTACTCAACTATTTCCTCGAGCAACTCGATGATTCACTCACCGTTTGTCGCATTAAAGCCACTCCGCATTTGAATATGCTGGAATTATTGGAAACGATAAACGTTTCACTGGGATTGAATATTCATTTCGATGAACAGCAAACTGTGCGCGTGATGGTCAATGCCTTAGTGGATGCCATCAATCAACGCAATGAACGTAGCATGTTAGTGATCGATGACGCCCATAAATTCAATAACGATACGTTATCTGCCTTGTTTTATTTGCAACAACAGCGTCTCGAAAAGCAAGTACCCCTTGCCATGGTTTGGGCTTTAGACACACAAAATGAAGAACGCGTGCAAGCGTTAATGAATCAGTATTTAGATCGTTCTCATCTTAAAATCATTCGGGTAATGCCATTGGAATTGGCTGAATCCGAAGCCTATTTGCAACATCGTTTTCATCAAGCCGGTTTGCAAGGTAATTTACCCATGGAACGTGAAGATGTTATCCACATTCAACAATGGTCGGGAGGATTACCAGGACGTATTAATAATGTTGCTCGCAAAGTGATGGTGGATTTACAAACTCACGATGAATTCGCCGAGCAGACCCTGCCATTTTGGCAACAACATCAGGCTAAATTTATTGGTGGTGCGGTGTTATTCGCCGTATTGATTGCAGGATTTTATATCTGGAATACCCAACAAAATTTTAATTATTCACCATCGCAAACACTGGCGATACCACCTTCCGCGAACGTTCAAAACAATAACTCTGAGGCATCGAATCAATTAGGCAATGTGGCTGAAAATAGCGCCTCCACTACTCCTGCACCCACCACGACACCTGTTAAAACGGTTGCAGCAATTAAACCAGTCATGGATCATGAAGTCACCACGGGCGCGTTAAAACAAGAAAGTTTGGCACAAGTCACGCAAGCTCAGCAGCAGATGACTCAAGCCTTGCAAAATCCACCCCCTGTCGCTAAGCAAGTGGCAGAGAATAATTCAACGTTGCAAAATTATGCGGAAACTCAATCCTCTCCGGCAACCACGACGGATGATACCGCAAAGCCAGCGCATGTTGCCCCATCGCTTCCTGCACCAGCAGAGGCAAAGCTAACGCCTGCTCATCAAGATAACAAAAAACCCGCAACAGTTGCAGAGAAACAAATAGCCGCGCCTCAACCGCAACCTAGTGCTGCTCCTCACTCCGAAGAAAAAGCAGTCGTGCAATCTTCTCAGCAAAAAACGACACACAAAAATCATGCAGTTGTTGCTAAAAAAGCATCCTCTACAAATCTCCATCATGCGAGCAAATTAAGCCATGCCACACGCTATACCTTAGACGAGCGCGAATTATTGAAAGCGCCTGCCAAAGAGTATACGTTGCAACTCGTTGGCTTGCGCAATTTGGACAAATTAAAACGCTACTCACAACGCGCAGGGTTGAAAAATGCTAAATATTTTGTAACGCATCACGCGGGAGGCGATTGGTATGTGTTAGTTTATGGCACTTATCCCACTCGCGCTGCCGCAGAGCGCGCTATCAAAACTTTGCCGCAAGTGGTACGCCAACAAAAACCGTGGATACGCTCCATGGCAAGTGTTCATGAAGCGATTAAAAGCCGCTAA